GCTCGTCAAATCGGTATTCACCCCAATGCTTTACTGGATTTTGAGCAATTGCCATCGGATCTTCAAGCAGCAATTAGCGCACGTATTATTGGCTACGAAAACCCCACAGAATTTTATGTGAAAAAATTAACCGAGGGTATTGCCACCATTGCTGCGGCAATGTGGCCTAAACCTGTCATTGTCCGCTGCTCAGATTTTAAAACCAATGAGTATGTTAATTTGCTCGCTGGTAATCGTTATGAACCCCATGAAGAAAACCCTATGATTGGATTCCGTGGAGCAGCCCGCTATCTGTCACCTGCTTTTCGACCTTGTTTTGAGATGGAATGCCGTGCCTTAAAATATGTACGCGACACCATGTGCTTGACCAATGTACAAATCATGATTCCTTTTGTGCGTTCGGTTAAAGAAGCCACGCAAGTCATTGAACTACTTGCCAAGAATGGTCTAGTGCGGGGTGAGAATGATTTAAAACTGATTATGATGTGTGAGATACCAACCAATGCCCTCCTCGCCGAACAATTCTTAGCACACTTTGATGGCTTTTCAATTGGCTCAAATGATATGACACAGCTTGCGCTCGGTATTGATAGGGATAGCGGCAGCGCCATCGCAGCGAGTTTTGATGAGCGCGATGATGGGGTTAAAGCCTTGTTACATATGGCCATCCAAGCATGTAAACAGCATCAAAAATATGTGGGTATTTGTGGTCAAGGTCCTTCTGATCATCCTGATATGGCCAAATGGCTTGTCGAAGAAGGTATTGATACGATCTCACTGAACCCTGATACTGTTATCAAGACTTGGTTGTATCTGGCTGATACGTTTAAAAAATAGTCTCGTTCACCCTTCTCAGGGCTTAGGAAAATAGGAAGTAGTCTTTGTGACGTGATGGGTAGCTGGTATATAGCATGCTTAACGATGCTGCATCAACAAAAAAAATAACCAAATCCGTCACGCTTTTAAGTGCTGGCACCAATACACTACTAAGTATTGCGCAGGTAGTTACGGGTTACTTTGCACACTCAAGCGCTTTGGTCGCAGATGGTATACACACGCTGTCAGATTTAGCAGCTGATCTAGCTATCCTCTTTGTCAACCGTAAAAGCCATGAAGCCGCTGATGCAGAGCATCCTTACGGCCATGCGCGTTTTGAAAATGCCGCTTCCTTAATTTTTGGTTTGTTGTTAAGTGTGGTAGGGTTAGGCATCCTTGTCTCAGCCATCACCAAATTAACCGTACTCACTACGATTCCTGTAGTGCACCAATTTGCTTTAGTTGTAACACTCCTCTCTCTTGTTACCAAAGAAGCCCTGTTTCGATACATTCGTGCCATAGCCAAACGAACCCATTCGGCTTTATTGGAAATTAATGCTTGGCATGCTAGATCCGATGCTGCTGCTTCATTAGTCGTGATATGTGGTATTGTGGGTAATTTGGCCGGGTATCCTTTTTTGGATCCCATTGCGGCCTTATTAGTCAGTGCCATGATTTTTAAAGCAGGTTTTCAGATGGCTAAAAGTGGATTTGCAGATTTAACGGATCACGCTCTACCACCAAAAGAAATGGACGCTATTAAAGCTATCTTGGCAGCGGTACCAGGCATTAGATCTATCCACAATTTACGTTCGCGTCGCACCGGAAGTTATGCAGTGATTGATGCGCACATTGAAGTCGATCCGCGTATTAGTGTCACGGAAGGCCATTACATTGCGTTAACTGCAGAGCGACATATTCAAGCAGCTTTTGCTGCCCATGATATTTTAATTCATGTTGATCCTTACGATGAAGAACGTAGCATGGGTTCTAACTTGCCCCAGAGACCAGAGATCGACGCTCTGCTTACACCAATCTTACAACGTTACCAGCAACAACATTACTCCTATGTTCTGCACTATGTTGACCATATAGTTGAAATTATGGTTATTCTTGCCCAACCTCTTACAGCATCCCAACAAGTAGCCTTAGAACATAATTTATTAGAGGCTCTACCGCCATCTACTCGTTTACAATTGTTGTGGCATAAACCTTTCAAGACAAGGCTAAAATCCCCTAAAACCAATTTTGCTAAAGACAAGAAAGTGTCTTGATGATGAATATCGCAACGTGGAATGTGAATTCGCTCAATGTTCGACTTACGCATCTTATCAAAT
This genomic stretch from Neisseriales bacterium harbors:
- a CDS encoding cation transporter; amino-acid sequence: MLNDAASTKKITKSVTLLSAGTNTLLSIAQVVTGYFAHSSALVADGIHTLSDLAADLAILFVNRKSHEAADAEHPYGHARFENAASLIFGLLLSVVGLGILVSAITKLTVLTTIPVVHQFALVVTLLSLVTKEALFRYIRAIAKRTHSALLEINAWHARSDAAASLVVICGIVGNLAGYPFLDPIAALLVSAMIFKAGFQMAKSGFADLTDHALPPKEMDAIKAILAAVPGIRSIHNLRSRRTGSYAVIDAHIEVDPRISVTEGHYIALTAERHIQAAFAAHDILIHVDPYDEERSMGSNLPQRPEIDALLTPILQRYQQQHYSYVLHYVDHIVEIMVILAQPLTASQQVALEHNLLEALPPSTRLQLLWHKPFKTRLKSPKTNFAKDKKVS